In the Ranitomeya imitator isolate aRanImi1 chromosome 2, aRanImi1.pri, whole genome shotgun sequence genome, CAGGAGGGCGGCAGCAGCAGAAATCAGGGGCACAGGAGGGCGGCAGCAGCAGAAATCAGGGGCACAGGAGGGCGGCAGCAGCAGAAATCAGGGGCACAGGAGGGCGGCAGCAGCAGAAATCAGGGGCACAGGAGGGCGGCAGCAGCAGAAATCAGGGGCACAGGAGGGCGGCAGCAGCAGAAATCAGGGGCACAGGAGGGCGGCAGCAGCAGAAATCAGGGGCACAGGAGGGCGGCAGCAGCAGAAATCAGGGGCACAGGAGGGCGGCAGCAGCAGAGATCAGGGGCACAGGAGGTCGGCAGCAGCAGAGATCAGGGGCAAAGGAGGGCGGCAGCAGCAGAGATCAGGGCCACAGGAGGGTGGCAGCAGCAGAGATCAGGGCCACAGGAGGGTGGCAGCAGCAGAGATCAGGGGCACAGGAGGGCAGCAGCAGAGATCAGGGGCACAGGAGGGCAGCAGCAGAGATCAGGGGCACAGGAGGGCAGCAGCAGAGATCAGGGGCGCAGGAGGGCAGCAGCAGAGATCAGGGCCACAGGAGGGTGGCAGCAGCAGAGATCAGGGGCACAGTGCAGCAGCAGAGATCAGGGGCACAGGAGGGCAGCAGCAGAGATCAGGGGCACAGGAGGGCAGCAGCAGAGATCAGGGGCACAGGAGGGCAGCAGCAGAGATCAGGGGCACAGGAGGGCAGCAGCAGAGATCAGGGGCACAGGAGGGCAGCAGCAGAGATCAGGGGCACAGGAGGGCAGCAGCAGAGATCAGGGGCACAGGAGGGCAGCAGCAGAGATCAGGGGCACAGGAGGGCAGCAGCAGAGATCAGGGGCACAGGAGGGCAGCAGCAGAGATCAGGGGCACAGGAGGGCAGCAGCAGAGATCAGGGGCGCAGGAGGGCAGCAGCAGAGATCAGGGGCGCAGGAGGGCAGCAGCAGAGATCAGGGGCACAGGAGGGCAGCAGCAGAGATCAGGGGCGCAGGAGGGCAGCAGCAGAGATCAGGGGCACAGGAGGGCAGCAGCAGAGATCAGGGGCACAGGAGGGCAGCAGCAGAGATCAGGGGCACAGGAGGGCAGCAGCAGAGATCAGGGGCACAGGAGGGCAGCAGCAGAGATCAGGGGCACAGGAGGGCAGCAGCAGAGATCAGGGGCACAGTGCAGCAGCAGAGATCAGGGGCACAGGAGGGCAGCAGCAGAGATCAGGGGCACAGTGCAGCAGCAGAGATCAGGGGCACAGGAGGGCAGCAGCAGAGATCAGGGGCACAGTGCAGCAGCGACACACTGGAGCTCGATTCGGTAAAAGCAGAAACCTGGAGAAAATGGTGAAACTACTGTAAGATCTAGTAAACATTTAGAACCCAGCACGGTACGCCTCTCCATGTCTGCCCCACACAGCGCTCCCTGCACCACGCCTCACCTTCAGGTCATTCTCGGGTAAGTACTTGCACTGCCGGGCGATTTCCACATACTTATCCAGATCCAGGGGCGCCATTTTGGATAAGGTAGTAACTGTCAGGGCGGGAGGCAGAGGCGACCAGGGGAACGTCACTTCCGGCCCCGAACCCCTTCCTCACTTCCCGGTGTGAGAAGaagacggaaattacaaccttttttttttctcctcttcaacaaactttattgaatGTCCTTGGTGCAAACACTGGCGGTAATATCCCGAATAGTCATTGTCCGGTTAATAGAATGGCTCCCAGCGGGGAGTAGTTACACGGGAGGGGGCGGAGGTGACGGGCTGTGGCGGGGCTCCTTGTTGGCTTTTAGGTGGGTTGTTTCGGGAGGTGACGCGGTTTCCATGGTGATGGGGCCTCACGGTCAGGAGAGCCTGGAGGTAGGTGGTCTGGGCTGGGGGCCTGGAGGTAGGTGGCCTGGGCTGGGGGCCTGGAGGTAGGTGGCCTGGAGGTAGGTGGTCTGGGCTGGGGGCCTGGAGGTAGGTGGCCTGGAGGTAGGTGGTCTGGGCTGGGGACCTGGAGGTAGGTGGTCTGGGCTGGGGGCCTGGAGGTAGGTGGCCTGGGCTGGGGGCCTGGAGGTAGGTGGCCTGGAGATAGGTGGTCTGGGCTGGTGACCTGGAGGTAGGTGGTCTGGGCTGGGGGCCTGGAGGTAGGTGGTCTGGGCTGGGGGCCTGGAGGTAGGTGGTCTGGGCTGGGGGCCTGGAGGTAGGTGGCCTGGGCTGGGGGCCTGGAGGTAGGTGGCCTGGGCTGGGGGCCTGGAGGTAGGTGGCCTGGGCTGGGGGCCTGGAGGTAGGTGGCCTGGAGGTAGGTGGCCTGGGCTGGGGGTCCTCAGCAGGGACAGGAGTGAGTGGGATAAACAACATATGTGTCGCTTCATTAATGgcttttttttaaggttttttttctggctttttatgcacacagttttttttttctataggtcTCTCCATGTGCTGGATAAatagtttttatattttttaaaaaattgccggcactgtgatctcttatatgagtATCTAATTGAGTATCtaattttttaattcattttttaccctttttttatttttttgtcttcaTTGTCAAGGCCCTCCAATTGTCCAGAAACCTCCAGACTATCTGTAAAAATCCGACACTTTTTTTTGCCctgaaaaaaaattgcatgtgTGATTTCTTTCTTTTGAAGCTGAGAAAACTTGTGCAGATTATTATCACCGTAATTATCATCAGTTTACATTGTATTtatgattatttattttacatataaTCCAGCTTATTATTTTTTGTctaattttttgtgtttttcttcttttttttttttttttttccatttgtacTTTTTTAAGGTCTATTTTATGTGtccactttttcttttttcttgctaATCATTTTGGACAGTGTTCGGGATTTccagtttgtttttgttttttttgtttttttggctgATTTTTCAATCGTGACTTTTTCAAATTTTTagccttttttatttctttttttttttcctctcccgcCACCTGATTTGGTTTTATGTACACCCAAAGCCTTTCCACATTTTAGCAGTAAATGAGCTTAAAAAGTCGCTGAAAAAAATGTTAAGGGAACAAATAAAAAGCCTTTTTATTTTACAGAAAAATTTGTAAACCGCGTGAATTATTTTGAAGAATTTCAGCGCCCACCACGAGACAGAAACAAATACTAATGATGAATCTTGCTCTTTATGGTTTTTAATGTGTCCATAATATATGATGAGTGTTCCATGATTTCtgagtaaggctaagttcacattagcgttttgcgtgtttgcgtcgggcggcgcatgcgtcatgcgcccctatatttaacatgggggactcatggacatgcgttgtgctgcgttgtgcgacgcatgcgtcttttttgccgcaagcgtcgggcgcagaaaacgcaacaagttgcattttttttaaatttcggcaaaaaacgacgcatgcgtcgcaaaacgcagcgtttttgcgtgcgtttttatttgcgttgtgcgttgcgtcgccggcgcacaacgcaaatgtgaacgtagcctaagtagtcCAGAAAAAAGTTTGCAACAATGCAAAACACACTGCAGTATATTATACATTAACCCATTAATGACCAGGGGTATTTAAGTTTTTGCATTTCCGTTTTTtgctcatgtgaggg is a window encoding:
- the LOC138666324 gene encoding uncharacterized protein; translated protein: MLFIPLTPVPAEDPQPRPPTSRPPTSRPPAQATYLQAPSPGHLPPGPQPRPPTSRPPAQTTYLQAPSPDHLPPGPQPRPPTSRSPAQTTYLQATYLQAPSPGHLPPGPQPRPPTSRSPAQTTYLQATYLQAPSPDHLPPGHLPPGPQPRPPTSRPPAQTTYLQALLTVRPHHHGNRVTSRNNPPKSQQGAPPQPVTSAPSRVTTPRWEPFY